The following coding sequences lie in one Pseudomonas sp. B33.4 genomic window:
- a CDS encoding MFS transporter: MANHYRELLTTPGATGLVLASSIARLPQAMIGIGIITMLVQQTGVYWLAGAVAGTFTLANALLGPHISRLVDQHGQSRVLPIVTAFSIAMLLALITAVYLRAPAALLFVLAALAGTMPSMPSMIRARWTQLFRGKPQLHTAFSLDTVLTEMAYIVGPPLAIGLSVSFFAEAGPLVAVGLLAVGVTAFLLQRQTEPKVVVGHASHGGSTLLIPGVRTIVLALLAMGVIGGAIDVAVVAFANAQGWPASATFILAAYAFGSLVAGLTFGAMRVSLPIEKQFLIGILVTAFTGVLPIFAADVYVLSATLFIAGISFAPTMVVVMKLGTIIIPPSRITEGLTWMTTGISIGVALGGMLAGLVIDAWGARAGFGVAIGAGIMMVVVVMVGLRTLEAASVAHVEPEFSPSP, from the coding sequence ATGGCCAATCACTACCGCGAACTGCTAACGACCCCCGGCGCCACCGGGCTAGTGCTCGCGAGTTCCATCGCACGCTTGCCGCAGGCAATGATCGGCATCGGCATCATCACCATGCTGGTGCAGCAAACCGGAGTTTACTGGCTGGCCGGTGCCGTCGCCGGGACGTTCACTCTGGCCAATGCGCTGCTCGGCCCGCACATCTCCAGACTGGTCGATCAACATGGCCAGAGTCGCGTACTGCCCATCGTCACCGCGTTCAGCATTGCCATGCTGCTGGCGCTGATCACCGCCGTCTACTTGCGCGCACCTGCCGCACTGCTGTTTGTTCTGGCGGCATTGGCGGGGACGATGCCGAGCATGCCGTCGATGATCCGCGCCCGATGGACGCAGTTGTTCCGGGGTAAGCCTCAACTGCACACGGCGTTCTCGCTGGACACGGTACTCACCGAAATGGCCTACATCGTCGGTCCGCCACTGGCGATCGGTTTGAGCGTGAGCTTTTTTGCCGAGGCCGGACCACTGGTCGCGGTCGGATTGCTGGCCGTCGGGGTGACGGCGTTCCTCCTGCAACGCCAGACTGAACCTAAAGTTGTCGTGGGCCACGCCAGTCATGGCGGCTCAACCCTGCTGATTCCCGGTGTACGCACCATTGTGCTGGCGCTGTTGGCGATGGGTGTCATTGGCGGAGCAATCGATGTCGCCGTCGTCGCGTTCGCCAATGCGCAGGGCTGGCCAGCGTCGGCGACCTTTATCCTCGCCGCCTATGCGTTCGGCTCACTGGTGGCGGGTTTGACGTTCGGTGCAATGAGGGTTTCCCTGCCGATCGAAAAACAGTTCCTGATCGGGATATTGGTCACGGCATTCACCGGCGTGTTGCCGATTTTTGCAGCGGACGTTTATGTCCTGTCAGCGACGCTGTTTATTGCCGGGATTTCGTTTGCGCCTACGATGGTCGTGGTGATGAAGCTGGGGACGATCATCATCCCGCCATCGAGGATTACTGAAGGGCTGACGTGGATGACCACGGGTATCAGCATAGGCGTTGCGCTGGGCGGCATGTTGGCGGGGCTGGTTATCGATGCCTGGGGCGCGCGGGCGGGGTTTGGCGTGGCCATTGGCGCTGGGATCATGATGGTGGTTGTTGTGATGGTGGGATTGCGCACATTGGAGGCGGCTTCGGTTGCGCATGTTGAGCCGGAATTTTCGCCCTCACCCTAG
- the lpxH gene encoding UDP-2,3-diacylglucosamine diphosphatase, with the protein MILLISDLHLEEERPDITRAFLDLLAGRARSASALYILGDFFEAWIGDDAMTPFQRSICQALRQLSDSGTAIFLMHGNRDFMLGKAFCKQAGCTLLKDPSVVQFYGEPVLLMHGDSLCTRDVGYMKLRRYLRNPITLFILRNLPLSSRHKLARKLRSESKAQTRMKANDIVDVTPEEVPRIMQEYGVKTLIHGHTHRPAIHKLQLGEQAAKRIVLGDWDRQGWALQVDESGYALAPFDFAPPLALPHG; encoded by the coding sequence GTGATATTGCTGATTTCAGACTTGCATCTGGAAGAGGAGCGCCCGGACATTACCCGGGCGTTTCTGGATTTGCTCGCCGGACGCGCCCGCTCGGCGAGTGCGTTGTACATCCTCGGCGACTTCTTTGAGGCGTGGATTGGCGACGACGCCATGACGCCCTTCCAGCGTTCCATCTGCCAGGCCCTGCGCCAATTGAGCGACAGCGGCACGGCGATCTTTCTGATGCACGGCAATCGCGACTTCATGCTCGGCAAGGCCTTCTGCAAGCAGGCCGGCTGTACGTTGTTGAAGGACCCGAGTGTCGTGCAGTTCTATGGCGAGCCGGTGCTGTTGATGCACGGCGACAGCCTCTGCACCCGCGATGTCGGCTATATGAAGCTGCGGCGTTATCTGCGCAATCCGATCACGCTGTTTATCCTGCGTAACCTGCCGCTGAGCAGCCGCCATAAACTCGCTCGCAAACTGCGCAGCGAGAGCAAGGCGCAGACGCGGATGAAGGCTAATGACATCGTTGATGTCACGCCCGAGGAAGTTCCGCGGATCATGCAGGAATACGGCGTGAAAACCCTGATTCATGGGCACACTCATCGCCCGGCGATTCACAAGTTGCAGCTCGGTGAGCAGGCGGCGAAGCGGATTGTGCTGGGGGATTGGGATCGTCAGGGGTGGGCGTTGCAGGTGGATGAGAGCGGGTACGCATTGGCACCGTTCGACTTCGCCCCGCCGCTGGCTTTGCCGCACGGCTGA
- a CDS encoding glutamine--tRNA ligase/YqeY domain fusion protein gives MSKPTVDPTSNAKSGPAVPVNFLRPIIQADLDSGKHTQIVTRFPPEPNGYLHIGHAKSICVNFGLAQEFGGVTHLRFDDTNPAKEDQEYIDAIESDVKWLGFEWSGEVRYASQYFDQLHDWAVELIKAGKAYVDDLTPEQAKEYRGSLTEPGKNSPFRDRSVEENLDWFARMRAGEFPDGARVLRAKIDMASPNMNLRDPIMYRIRHAHHHQTGDKWCIYPNYDFTHGQSDAIEGITHSICTLEFESHRPLYEWFLDALPVPAHPRQYEFSRLNLNYTITSKRKLKQLVDEKHVNGWDDPRMSTLSGFRRRGYTPKSIRNFCEMIGTNRSDGVVDFGMLEFSIRDDLDQTAPRAMCVLRPLKVVITNYPEGQVENLELPRHPKEDMGVRALPFAREIYIDRDDFMEEPPKGYKRLEPAGEVRLRGSYVIRADEAIKDADGNIVELRCSYDPETLGKNPEGRKVKGVIHWVPAAASVECEVRLYDRLFRSANPEKAEDSASFLDNINPDSLQVLTGCRAEPSLGNAQPEDRFQFEREGYFVADLKDSKPGQPVFNRTVTLRDSWGQ, from the coding sequence ATGAGCAAGCCCACTGTCGACCCTACCTCGAATGCCAAGTCCGGCCCTGCCGTGCCGGTCAATTTCCTGCGGCCGATCATCCAGGCAGACCTGGACTCGGGCAAGCACACGCAGATCGTCACCCGTTTCCCGCCGGAGCCCAACGGCTACCTGCACATCGGCCACGCCAAGTCGATCTGCGTGAACTTCGGTCTGGCCCAGGAGTTCGGCGGCGTCACGCACCTGCGTTTCGACGACACCAACCCGGCCAAGGAAGACCAGGAATACATCGATGCGATCGAGAGCGACGTCAAATGGCTGGGCTTCGAATGGTCCGGCGAAGTGCGCTACGCCTCGCAGTATTTCGACCAGTTGCACGATTGGGCCGTTGAGCTGATCAAGGCCGGCAAGGCCTACGTCGACGACCTGACTCCTGAGCAAGCCAAGGAATACCGTGGCAGCCTGACCGAGCCGGGCAAGAACAGCCCGTTCCGCGACCGTTCGGTAGAAGAAAACCTCGACTGGTTTGCCCGCATGCGTGCCGGTGAGTTTCCGGACGGCGCCCGCGTGCTGCGTGCGAAGATCGACATGGCCTCGCCGAACATGAACCTGCGCGACCCGATCATGTATCGCATCCGCCACGCCCATCACCACCAGACCGGTGACAAGTGGTGCATCTACCCGAACTACGATTTCACCCACGGCCAGTCGGATGCCATCGAAGGCATCACCCACTCGATCTGCACCCTCGAGTTCGAAAGCCATCGTCCGCTGTACGAGTGGTTCCTCGACGCATTGCCAGTGCCGGCGCACCCGCGTCAGTACGAGTTCAGCCGTCTGAACCTCAACTACACCATCACCAGCAAGCGCAAGCTCAAGCAACTGGTCGATGAAAAGCACGTCAACGGCTGGGACGATCCGCGCATGTCCACGCTGTCGGGCTTCCGCCGCCGTGGCTACACGCCGAAATCGATCCGCAACTTCTGCGAAATGATCGGCACCAACCGTTCCGACGGCGTGGTCGACTTCGGCATGCTCGAATTCAGCATCCGTGACGACCTCGACCAGACCGCACCGCGCGCCATGTGCGTACTGCGTCCGCTGAAAGTCGTCATCACCAATTACCCGGAAGGCCAGGTCGAGAACCTCGAACTGCCGCGCCACCCGAAAGAAGACATGGGCGTACGCGCACTGCCATTCGCCCGGGAAATCTACATCGACCGTGACGACTTCATGGAAGAGCCGCCGAAGGGCTACAAGCGCCTGGAACCGGCCGGTGAAGTGCGTCTGCGCGGCAGCTACGTGATCCGTGCCGACGAAGCGATCAAGGACGCCGACGGCAACATCGTCGAGCTGCGCTGCTCGTACGACCCGGAAACGCTGGGCAAGAACCCTGAAGGCCGCAAGGTCAAAGGCGTGATCCACTGGGTGCCGGCCGCCGCCAGCGTCGAGTGCGAAGTGCGTCTGTACGATCGTCTGTTCCGCTCGGCCAACCCTGAGAAGGCCGAAGACAGCGCGAGTTTCCTCGACAACATCAACCCTGATTCGCTGCAGGTACTCACCGGTTGTCGTGCGGAGCCATCGCTTGGCAATGCACAGCCGGAAGACCGTTTCCAGTTCGAGCGCGAAGGATACTTCGTCGCTGATTTGAAGGACTCGAAACCAGGTCAGCCGGTATTCAACCGTACCGTGACCCTGCGTGATTCGTGGGGCCAGTGA
- a CDS encoding MarR family winged helix-turn-helix transcriptional regulator, producing the protein MKHFTPDEFKHCHLGLLLGRAALLKDRIIDTHMEPHGITAAQFKVLIIMAQFGVDTPAELCRHLSLDSGSMTRMLDRLEQKGFLARQRSEGDRRQVQLKLTEQGQQLADRLPHIGADAMNELAGAVTPDELKTLEYILKKILLAAGDPITIQRLGEHNER; encoded by the coding sequence ATGAAGCATTTCACCCCGGACGAATTCAAACACTGCCATCTCGGCCTGTTGCTTGGCCGTGCCGCGCTGCTCAAGGACCGGATCATCGACACGCACATGGAACCCCACGGCATCACCGCCGCGCAGTTCAAAGTGTTGATCATCATGGCCCAGTTCGGCGTCGATACCCCGGCCGAGCTGTGCCGGCATCTGTCGCTGGACAGCGGTTCGATGACGCGCATGCTCGATCGTCTGGAGCAGAAAGGCTTTCTGGCTCGCCAGCGCAGCGAAGGCGATCGCCGTCAGGTGCAGCTCAAGCTGACCGAACAAGGCCAGCAACTGGCCGATCGCCTGCCGCACATCGGCGCCGATGCGATGAATGAACTGGCCGGCGCCGTCACCCCGGACGAGTTGAAAACCCTGGAATACATCCTCAAGAAAATCCTGCTGGCAGCCGGTGACCCGATCACCATCCAGCGCTTAGGTGAACACAATGAGCGGTAA
- the cysS gene encoding cysteine--tRNA ligase, with the protein MLTIYNTLTKSKEVFKPLDGNKVRMYVCGMTVYDYCHLGHGRSMVAFDLVTRWLRFSGYDLTYVRNITDIDDKIINRANENGESFEALTERMIAAMHEDEARLNIKKPDMEPRATDHIPGMHAMIQTLIDKGYAYAPGNGDVYYRVAKFMGYGKLSRKKIEDLRIGARIEVDESKQDPLDFVLWKAAKPGEPSWESPWGAGRPGWHIECSVMSTCCLGETFDIHGGGSDLEFPHHENEIAQSEAATGKTYANAWMHCGMIRINGEKMSKSLNNFFTIRDVLEKYHPEVVRYLLVSSHYRSAINYSEDNLKDAKGALERFYHALKGLPTVAPAGGEAFVERFTTVMNDDFGTPEACAVLFEMVREINRLRESDLDAAAGLAARLKELASVLGVLQLEADDFLQAGAEGRVDAAEVDALIAARLAARAGKDWAESDRIRDQLTAMGVVLEDGKGGTTWRLAD; encoded by the coding sequence GTGCTAACGATCTACAACACGCTCACCAAGAGCAAAGAAGTCTTCAAGCCGCTGGATGGCAACAAGGTGCGCATGTACGTCTGCGGGATGACCGTGTACGACTACTGCCACCTTGGCCACGGCCGCAGCATGGTCGCGTTCGACCTGGTGACCCGCTGGTTGCGGTTCAGCGGTTACGACCTGACCTACGTGCGCAATATCACCGACATCGACGACAAGATCATCAATCGCGCCAACGAGAACGGTGAATCGTTCGAAGCGTTGACCGAGCGCATGATCGCCGCGATGCACGAGGACGAAGCGCGCCTGAACATCAAGAAGCCGGACATGGAACCGCGCGCCACGGATCACATTCCGGGCATGCACGCGATGATCCAGACCTTGATCGACAAGGGTTACGCCTACGCCCCGGGCAACGGCGACGTGTACTACCGCGTCGCCAAATTCATGGGCTACGGCAAGCTGTCGCGCAAGAAAATCGAAGACCTGCGCATCGGCGCGCGCATTGAAGTCGACGAGTCGAAACAGGACCCGCTCGACTTCGTGCTGTGGAAAGCCGCCAAACCGGGCGAGCCGAGTTGGGAATCGCCATGGGGCGCCGGGCGTCCGGGTTGGCACATCGAGTGCTCGGTGATGTCCACCTGCTGCCTGGGCGAGACTTTCGACATTCATGGCGGCGGCAGCGACCTCGAGTTCCCGCACCACGAAAACGAAATCGCCCAGAGTGAAGCGGCCACCGGCAAGACCTACGCCAACGCGTGGATGCATTGCGGCATGATTCGCATCAATGGCGAGAAGATGTCCAAGTCCTTGAACAACTTCTTCACCATTCGCGACGTGCTGGAAAAGTACCACCCGGAAGTCGTGCGTTACCTGCTGGTGTCGAGCCACTACCGCAGCGCGATCAACTATTCGGAAGACAACCTCAAGGACGCCAAAGGCGCACTCGAGCGTTTCTACCACGCGTTGAAAGGCCTGCCGACCGTGGCACCGGCGGGCGGCGAAGCGTTTGTTGAACGCTTCACTACCGTGATGAACGACGACTTCGGCACGCCGGAAGCGTGCGCGGTGCTGTTTGAGATGGTGCGTGAGATCAACCGCCTGCGTGAGAGCGATCTTGATGCGGCGGCGGGTCTGGCGGCACGTCTGAAAGAGCTGGCGAGTGTGTTGGGTGTGTTGCAGCTCGAAGCCGATGACTTTTTGCAGGCGGGCGCTGAAGGGCGTGTCGATGCGGCAGAGGTTGATGCACTGATTGCGGCGCGTCTGGCAGCACGTGCGGGTAAGGATTGGGCTGAGTCCGATCGTATCCGTGATCAGCTGACGGCGATGGGCGTTGTGTTGGAAGACGGCAAGGGTGGGACTACCTGGCGTTTGGCTGACTGA
- a CDS encoding peptidylprolyl isomerase produces the protein MTQVKLTTNFGDIVIELDAEKAPITVANFLEYVKAGHYENVVFHRVIKGFMIQGGGFQPGMQEKKDKRASIQNEADNGLKNEKYTLAMARTMDPHSASAQFFINATNNSFLNHTAKTAQGWGYAVFGKVVAGTEVVDKIEGVATTSKAGHQDVPADDVIIEKAEIIEA, from the coding sequence ATGACTCAAGTCAAACTGACCACCAACTTCGGCGACATCGTCATCGAACTGGACGCGGAAAAAGCGCCAATCACCGTTGCCAACTTTCTCGAATATGTTAAGGCCGGTCACTACGAGAACGTGGTTTTCCACCGTGTGATCAAGGGTTTCATGATCCAGGGCGGCGGTTTCCAGCCTGGCATGCAGGAAAAGAAAGACAAGCGCGCCAGCATCCAGAACGAAGCTGATAACGGCCTGAAGAACGAGAAGTACACCCTGGCCATGGCTCGCACCATGGACCCGCATTCGGCATCGGCGCAGTTCTTCATCAACGCCACCAACAACAGCTTCCTCAACCACACCGCCAAGACCGCTCAAGGCTGGGGTTATGCCGTGTTCGGTAAAGTCGTTGCAGGCACCGAAGTTGTCGACAAGATCGAAGGCGTGGCGACCACTTCCAAGGCCGGCCACCAGGACGTACCAGCAGACGACGTGATCATCGAGAAAGCCGAGATCATCGAAGCGTGA
- a CDS encoding efflux RND transporter periplasmic adaptor subunit — MATAENTQAQGNTPDTGNPRKRKVMLLVLAVVVLLAGAGVWAYHEFIGRFNESTDDAYVNGNVVEITPLVTGTVVSIGADDGDLVHEGQVLINFDPNDAEVGLQSAQAKLARTVRQVRGLYSNVDGMKAQVNAQQAEVQKAQDNYNRRKNLAQGGAISQEELSHARDDLTSAQNALANAKQQLKTTSALVDDTVVSSHPDVMSAAADLRQAYLTNARSTLIAPVTGYVAKRTVQLGQRVQPGTALMAVIPLDQLWIDANFKETQLRDMRIGQPVDIESDIYGSDVKYSGTVDSLGAGTGSAFALLPAQNATGNWIKIVQRVPVRIHINAEELAKHPLRVGLSTNVEVNLHDQSGPVLAQQPPQKASFSTNVYDRQLAEADAMIAQLIHDNSAAVSKTAQR; from the coding sequence ATGGCCACTGCCGAAAACACCCAAGCTCAAGGCAACACCCCGGACACCGGCAACCCGCGCAAACGCAAAGTGATGCTGCTGGTGCTGGCCGTTGTCGTCCTGCTCGCCGGCGCCGGCGTCTGGGCGTATCACGAGTTCATCGGGCGCTTTAACGAAAGCACCGACGACGCCTACGTCAACGGTAACGTCGTGGAAATCACCCCGCTGGTCACCGGCACTGTGGTCAGCATCGGTGCTGACGATGGTGATCTGGTTCACGAAGGTCAGGTGCTGATCAACTTCGACCCGAACGACGCCGAAGTCGGCCTGCAAAGTGCTCAAGCGAAACTGGCGCGCACCGTGCGTCAGGTGCGCGGCTTGTACAGCAATGTTGATGGCATGAAAGCCCAGGTCAACGCGCAACAGGCCGAAGTGCAGAAAGCCCAGGACAACTATAACCGCCGGAAAAACCTGGCGCAGGGCGGGGCGATTTCCCAGGAAGAACTGTCCCACGCTCGCGACGACCTGACCTCGGCGCAAAACGCCCTGGCCAACGCCAAACAGCAGCTGAAAACCACCAGCGCGCTGGTCGATGACACCGTGGTGTCGTCGCACCCGGACGTGATGTCGGCCGCTGCCGATCTGCGTCAGGCCTACCTGACCAATGCCCGCAGCACGTTGATTGCGCCGGTCACCGGTTATGTCGCCAAGCGCACCGTGCAACTTGGTCAGCGTGTGCAGCCGGGCACGGCGTTGATGGCGGTGATTCCGCTGGATCAGCTGTGGATCGACGCCAACTTCAAGGAAACCCAATTGCGTGACATGCGCATCGGTCAGCCGGTCGATATCGAATCCGATATCTACGGCAGCGACGTGAAATACAGCGGCACCGTCGACAGCCTCGGCGCCGGTACGGGTAGCGCGTTTGCCTTGCTGCCAGCGCAGAACGCCACTGGTAACTGGATCAAGATCGTTCAGCGTGTGCCGGTGCGCATTCACATCAACGCCGAAGAACTGGCCAAGCACCCGCTGCGCGTCGGCCTGTCGACCAACGTTGAAGTGAACCTGCACGACCAGAGCGGCCCGGTGCTGGCGCAGCAGCCGCCGCAAAAAGCGTCGTTCAGCACCAACGTCTACGACCGCCAACTGGCTGAAGCCGACGCGATGATTGCGCAGCTGATCCACGACAACAGCGCCGCGGTGAGCAAAACCGCACAACGCTGA
- a CDS encoding efflux transporter outer membrane subunit, protein MSGKTLRSSLTLVLSAMILAGCANYSGLDTSGASLDAKNLKVGQSLNGVTLSSAAWPKSDWWTSLGDPQLDGLIREALHDSPDMQIAEARAHQASAAAYAADAARYPTLDASAGISRSRLAKDQDPLGQGDAYATVRNVSAGFNYNFDLWGGQRDAWEAALGQARAAEVDRQAAQLTLAADVARAYSDLGQAHIVYDLANDDLKRTKQMLDLSQRRLSSGIDSQYQFQQTQSLEASSEASLIDAEKRLNSAKIALAVLLGKGPDRGNEIARPKVLQASAVAVPSVLPAELLGRRPDLVAARWRVEAASKDIDSAKTRFYPNLNLTASAGAESLLGDAMFGSASRFFNIAPTISVPIFDGGRLRANLDARDADYDLAVAQYNKSLVKALGDVSDTINQLRDIGRQIGAQQHATEIAQDSYNTVVQRYGSGIGNYLDVLSIEQQLLQAQRQLANLNAEQIDLSIQLMQALGGGFQGDTLTAANASPATPHN, encoded by the coding sequence ATGAGCGGTAAAACCTTGCGCAGCAGCCTGACGCTGGTGCTGTCGGCGATGATCCTCGCCGGTTGCGCCAACTACAGCGGCCTCGACACGTCGGGCGCGAGCCTCGATGCGAAAAACCTGAAAGTCGGCCAATCCCTCAACGGCGTGACCCTGTCGTCGGCCGCGTGGCCGAAGAGCGACTGGTGGACCAGCCTCGGCGACCCGCAACTCGACGGTTTGATCCGCGAAGCCCTGCACGACAGCCCGGACATGCAAATCGCCGAAGCTCGCGCCCATCAGGCCAGCGCCGCCGCGTATGCCGCCGATGCCGCACGTTATCCGACCCTCGACGCCAGCGCCGGCATCAGCCGTTCGCGTCTGGCCAAGGATCAAGATCCGTTGGGGCAGGGCGATGCCTACGCCACCGTGCGTAACGTCAGCGCCGGTTTCAATTACAACTTTGACCTGTGGGGCGGCCAGCGCGATGCCTGGGAAGCTGCACTCGGTCAGGCCCGCGCCGCTGAAGTCGATCGTCAGGCCGCGCAGTTGACGCTGGCCGCCGATGTTGCGCGTGCCTACAGCGATCTCGGTCAGGCACACATCGTTTATGACCTGGCCAACGACGACCTCAAGCGCACCAAGCAGATGCTCGACCTGAGCCAGCGTCGCCTGAGCTCCGGGATCGACAGCCAGTACCAGTTCCAGCAAACGCAAAGCCTGGAAGCCAGTTCCGAAGCCAGCCTGATCGACGCGGAAAAACGCCTGAACAGCGCCAAAATCGCCTTGGCCGTGTTGCTCGGCAAAGGCCCGGATCGCGGCAACGAAATCGCCCGACCAAAAGTGCTGCAAGCCAGCGCGGTCGCCGTGCCTTCAGTGCTGCCGGCAGAACTGCTCGGTCGTCGCCCGGATCTGGTCGCCGCGCGCTGGCGTGTCGAGGCGGCGAGCAAGGACATCGACTCGGCGAAAACCCGCTTCTATCCCAACTTGAACCTCACGGCCTCGGCCGGTGCCGAGTCCTTGTTGGGTGACGCGATGTTCGGCTCGGCCAGTCGCTTCTTCAACATTGCTCCGACCATCTCGGTGCCGATCTTCGACGGCGGACGCCTGCGCGCCAACCTCGATGCACGCGACGCCGATTACGATCTGGCGGTGGCGCAGTACAACAAAAGTCTGGTGAAAGCACTGGGCGATGTCAGCGACACGATCAACCAGTTGCGTGACATCGGCCGGCAAATCGGTGCGCAGCAACACGCCACCGAGATTGCTCAGGACTCTTACAACACCGTTGTCCAGCGTTACGGTTCCGGCATCGGCAACTACCTGGACGTGCTCAGCATCGAGCAGCAATTGCTCCAGGCCCAGCGTCAGTTGGCCAACCTCAATGCCGAGCAGATCGACCTGTCGATTCAACTGATGCAAGCGCTGGGCGGCGGCTTCCAGGGAGACACCCTGACCGCAGCCAACGCCAGCCCAGCCACGCCGCACAACTAA
- a CDS encoding DHA2 family efflux MFS transporter permease subunit encodes MSNNASFTPPSLLLSTIGLSLATFMQVLDTTIANVALPTISGNLGVSSEQGTWVITSFAVSNAIALPLTGWLSRRFGEVKLFLWATILFVLASFLCGISTSMPELIGFRVLQGLVAGPLYPMTQTLLIAVYPPAKRGMALALLAMVTVVAPIAGPILGGWITDSYSWPWIFFINVPIGIFAVMVVRSQLAKRPVETSRQPMDYVGLITLIIGVGALQVILDKGNDLDWFESNFIIIGAAISVIALAVFVIWEMTDQHPVVNLRLFAHRNFRIGTLVLVLGYAGFFGINLILPQWLQTQMGYTATWAGLAVAPIGILPVLLSPFVGKYANKFDLRLLAGLAFLAIGLSCFMRAGFTNEVDFQHIALVQLFMGIGVALFFMPTLSILMSDLPPSQIADGAGLATFLRTLGGSFAASLTTWIWIRRADQHHAYMSESISTFEPATRETLNHLGGASQSAYAQMDQILTSQAYMLSTVDYFTLLGWGFMGLILIVWLAKPPFAAKAGPAASGH; translated from the coding sequence ATGAGCAATAACGCCTCTTTCACGCCGCCCAGCCTGTTGCTCAGCACCATCGGCCTGTCGCTGGCGACGTTCATGCAAGTGCTCGACACCACCATCGCCAACGTGGCACTGCCGACGATTTCCGGCAACCTGGGGGTGAGTTCGGAGCAGGGCACCTGGGTGATCACCTCGTTCGCCGTGAGCAACGCGATTGCGCTGCCGCTGACCGGTTGGCTCAGCCGCCGTTTCGGCGAGGTGAAGCTGTTTTTGTGGGCCACGATTCTGTTCGTGCTGGCCTCGTTTCTCTGTGGTATCTCCACATCGATGCCGGAACTGATCGGCTTCCGCGTGCTGCAAGGTCTGGTCGCCGGGCCGCTGTACCCGATGACGCAAACCCTGTTGATCGCGGTTTATCCCCCCGCGAAGCGAGGCATGGCCCTGGCGTTACTGGCGATGGTCACGGTGGTCGCGCCGATTGCAGGTCCCATTCTCGGTGGCTGGATCACTGACAGTTACAGCTGGCCGTGGATCTTCTTCATCAACGTGCCGATCGGCATCTTTGCGGTGATGGTGGTGCGTTCGCAACTGGCAAAACGTCCGGTGGAAACCAGCCGTCAGCCGATGGATTACGTCGGTCTGATCACGCTGATCATCGGCGTCGGCGCGTTGCAGGTGATCCTCGACAAAGGTAATGACCTGGATTGGTTCGAGTCGAACTTCATCATCATCGGCGCGGCGATTTCGGTGATCGCGCTGGCGGTGTTCGTTATCTGGGAAATGACCGACCAACATCCGGTGGTCAACCTGCGCTTGTTTGCGCACCGTAACTTTCGCATCGGCACGCTGGTGTTGGTGCTGGGTTACGCCGGGTTCTTCGGTATCAACCTGATCCTGCCGCAGTGGCTGCAGACGCAAATGGGCTACACCGCGACCTGGGCCGGTCTGGCCGTAGCGCCGATCGGCATTCTGCCAGTGCTGCTGTCGCCGTTTGTCGGCAAGTACGCGAACAAGTTCGACCTGCGGTTACTGGCCGGGCTGGCGTTTCTGGCGATTGGTCTGAGTTGCTTTATGCGGGCCGGATTCACCAATGAAGTCGATTTCCAGCATATCGCGCTGGTGCAGTTGTTCATGGGCATTGGTGTGGCGCTGTTCTTTATGCCGACCCTGAGCATTCTGATGTCGGACCTGCCGCCGAGTCAGATTGCCGATGGTGCCGGTCTGGCGACTTTTCTGCGGACGTTGGGCGGTAGCTTTGCGGCGTCGCTGACCACGTGGATCTGGATTCGCCGGGCGGATCAGCATCATGCATATATGAGTGAGAGCATCAGCACCTTTGAACCGGCGACTCGCGAGACCTTGAATCATTTGGGCGGGGCGAGCCAGTCGGCGTATGCGCAGATGGATCAGATTTTGACGAGCCAGGCGTACATGCTCTCCACCGTGGATTACTTCACGTTGTTGGGCTGGGGGTTTATGGGGTTGATTCTGATTGTGTGGCTGGCGAAGCCGCCGTTTGCTGCCAAGGCGGGGCCTGCGGCTTCAGGACATTAA